In a single window of the Pelagibacterium sp. 26DY04 genome:
- the metA gene encoding homoserine O-succinyltransferase — translation MPIRIPDQLPARKTLENEGVVVMDQSRSVRQDIRPLQFGLLNLMPNKQRTETQFARLIAATPLQIDLSLVRVTDPLSRSTPEEYLQSFYSTWEEVRERKFDGFVVTGAPIANMPFEDVRYWPEMVEIMNWTQTNVHHTMFICWGAQAALHHFHGVNRYRMPEKAFGVFRHKVLDTRHPFLRGFSDDLAVPVSRYNDIDRTSLTADLDILIDSEEVGVCMLDDRKYRAAYMLNHLEYDNTSLADEYHRDHEAGLDTPLPVNLFPGDDPSKTPENRWRSHAHLLFQNWINEIYQTTPYDLSKVGTGEW, via the coding sequence ATGCCTATCCGCATTCCAGACCAGCTTCCCGCCCGCAAGACCCTCGAAAACGAGGGCGTGGTGGTGATGGATCAATCCCGATCCGTCCGGCAGGATATCCGCCCGCTCCAGTTCGGGCTGCTCAATCTGATGCCCAACAAGCAGCGCACCGAGACCCAGTTCGCGCGCCTGATTGCCGCCACCCCGCTTCAGATCGATCTCTCGCTGGTGCGCGTGACCGACCCGCTGTCCAGGAGCACGCCCGAAGAATACCTCCAGAGCTTTTATTCGACCTGGGAAGAGGTTCGCGAAAGAAAGTTCGACGGCTTCGTAGTCACCGGCGCACCCATCGCCAACATGCCGTTCGAGGATGTCCGGTACTGGCCCGAGATGGTCGAAATCATGAACTGGACCCAGACCAACGTGCACCACACCATGTTCATCTGCTGGGGCGCCCAGGCCGCGTTACACCATTTCCATGGCGTCAACCGCTACCGCATGCCCGAAAAGGCGTTCGGCGTCTTCCGCCACAAGGTGCTCGACACCCGGCACCCGTTCCTGCGCGGCTTTTCCGACGATCTCGCCGTGCCGGTCTCGCGCTATAACGACATCGACCGCACGAGCCTTACGGCCGATCTCGATATCCTGATCGACAGCGAGGAGGTGGGCGTCTGCATGCTCGACGACCGCAAATACCGCGCCGCCTACATGCTCAACCACCTCGAATACGACAACACCTCGCTGGCCGACGAATACCACCGCGACCACGAGGCCGGACTGGATACGCCCCTGCCAGTCAATCTGTTCCCCGGCGACGACCCCAGCAAAACCCCGGAAAACCGCTGGCGCAGCCATGCGCATTTGTTGTTCCAGAACTGGATCAACGAAATCTACCAGACCACTCCCTATGACCTCTCAAAAGTCGGCACGGGGGAGTGGTAG
- a CDS encoding VOC family protein — MTISTTTHLNFRGNAREALGFYQSVFGGELTAFSYEQANAVQRPEEADQVIWGQVTSEAGFRVMAYDVPASLVWDAGVIPVFVSVRGDDEGEIRGYWEKLIEGGTVVQDLGPAGWSSLYGMVRDRFGVTWVLDVLGQ; from the coding sequence ATGACCATTTCGACGACGACGCATCTTAATTTTCGCGGCAATGCGCGTGAGGCGCTGGGGTTTTACCAATCGGTATTTGGTGGGGAACTGACGGCGTTCAGCTATGAGCAGGCCAATGCCGTGCAGCGGCCGGAAGAGGCCGATCAGGTGATCTGGGGGCAGGTGACTTCGGAGGCTGGTTTCCGCGTGATGGCCTATGACGTGCCGGCCTCGCTGGTGTGGGATGCGGGAGTGATCCCGGTGTTCGTCTCGGTCCGGGGGGATGATGAAGGGGAGATCAGAGGGTATTGGGAAAAGCTGATCGAGGGGGGAACCGTGGTGCAGGATTTGGGGCCGGCCGGGTGGTCGTCGCTTTATGGGATGGTGAGAGATCGGTTCGGGGTGACGTGGGTACTCGATGTGTTGGGGCAGTGA